One segment of Pandoraea pnomenusa DNA contains the following:
- a CDS encoding EamA family transporter, with protein sequence MNRAFDYVYIFATIILTAYGQVVLKWRIAKFGSLPAETFEKVRFLFSLFLDPFILSGFIAAFLAALAWMAAMTKFELSYAYPFTSLNFAVVLILSAWLLSEPISTQKLLGIALIACGTLIAAKG encoded by the coding sequence ATGAACCGCGCATTCGATTACGTCTATATTTTTGCGACGATCATACTGACGGCCTACGGCCAGGTAGTGCTCAAATGGCGTATCGCCAAGTTCGGAAGTCTTCCCGCCGAGACGTTCGAGAAAGTTCGTTTTCTGTTCTCGCTTTTCCTCGATCCGTTTATTCTCTCGGGATTCATCGCGGCCTTTCTTGCCGCGCTGGCCTGGATGGCGGCGATGACGAAATTCGAGCTCAGCTACGCTTACCCGTTTACGAGCCTGAATTTCGCGGTGGTACTCATTCTCAGCGCATGGTTGCTGAGCGAGCCGATTTCGACGCAAAAGTTGCTGGGTATCGCCCTGATTGCCTGTGGCACGCTCATCGCCGCCAAGGGTTGA
- a CDS encoding acetyltransferase, whose amino-acid sequence MNKPLVIFGTGDIAQLAHYYFTSDSDREIAAFAVDAAYRTSDVFCGLPVVDFETIAHTHPPAQFDLFVALSYAKLNGLRKARYELAKAVGYRLASYVSSRATVLNDDRIGENCFVLEDNTIQPFVEIGDNVTLWSGNHIGHHSRIGSHSFLASHVVVSGGVVIGEQCFIGVNATLRDHIRIGDRCVIGAQALLLEDAAPEGVYIGNATERSRVPSSRLRKI is encoded by the coding sequence ATGAACAAGCCGCTCGTTATTTTCGGCACCGGCGACATCGCACAGTTGGCCCACTACTACTTCACGTCGGACTCCGACCGTGAGATTGCCGCATTCGCCGTGGACGCAGCCTACCGGACCAGCGATGTCTTTTGCGGTCTGCCAGTGGTCGACTTCGAGACCATCGCGCATACGCATCCGCCGGCGCAGTTCGACCTGTTCGTCGCATTGAGCTACGCAAAGCTCAACGGCCTGCGCAAAGCCCGCTACGAGCTTGCCAAGGCCGTCGGCTACCGGTTGGCATCTTATGTGAGTTCGCGCGCAACGGTACTTAACGACGACCGCATCGGCGAGAACTGCTTTGTGCTGGAGGACAATACCATCCAGCCGTTCGTCGAGATTGGAGACAACGTCACTCTCTGGAGCGGCAATCACATCGGGCACCACTCCCGTATCGGCAGTCACAGCTTCCTGGCATCGCACGTTGTGGTTTCGGGCGGCGTGGTCATCGGCGAGCAGTGTTTCATCGGTGTGAACGCGACCCTGCGCGACCACATTCGCATTGGCGACCGTTGCGTGATCGGCGCACAGGCGTTGCTGCTCGAAGATGCGGCACCCGAAGGCGTCTACATCGGTAATGCGACGGAGCGCTCCCGCGTGCCAAGCTCTCGGTTGCGCAAAATATGA